From one Plectropomus leopardus isolate mb chromosome 8, YSFRI_Pleo_2.0, whole genome shotgun sequence genomic stretch:
- the si:ch73-206d17.1 gene encoding tyrosine-protein kinase STYK1 isoform X1: MSDAPRGCSNDTSLPTCYEESAGPLAIIIIPSLLALSTVLGVALIFCSLHKNKQRRQSTSAHLTNGQQSVSPTAASVSAPKVQAALCPWEIPEECALEGLEFWQSGRHGPICKGLLKKRDGATSAVVVKSLRDGSNKPEVKEFVDWVLFHARVCKHENVVRMLHCQIQRLPMYLVLDAYSPGNLLRFLWMLRNKNSNAADPSVNFSERSVFLVAKQVAAGLDYLMSEHRLVHGDVAARNILIGPGLSARVSGLGMAFGGRRMDPPIRQRAAEVPLKWQAPERIMMQLSIDRSDVWSFGILLYELITLGSPPYPELEPLSVLPKLQGSYRMKRPQHCGGPLYDLMKYCWMWSFKDRPAFSAIMKLLDASQHLAVTKDICVPEVIDVSEYNRNAGLLS; the protein is encoded by the exons ATGTCAGATGCTCCTCGTGGATGTAGCAATGACACCTCGCTCCCCACTTGCT ATGAGGAGTCAGCGGGTCCACTTGCTATTATCATCATCCCGAGTCTGTTGGCTCTGAGCACAGTTTTAGGAGTGGCTCTGATTTTCTGCAGTctccataaaaacaaacaaagacggCAGAGCACCTCAGCTCATTTAACAAATG GCCAGCAGAGTGTATCCCCGACAGCAGCGTCTGTGAGCGCTCCAAAGGTCCAGGCAGCTTTGTGTCCCTGGGAGATCCCTGAAGAGTGCGCTCTGGAGGGACTGGAGTTTTGGCAGTCAGGTCGCCATGGACCAATTTGTAAAGGTCTGCTGAAGAAGAGAGACGGAGCCACCTCTGCTGTGGTGGTTAAGTCCCTCCGAG ATGGTTCCAACAAGCCTGAGGTTAAGGAGTTTGTGGACTGGGTCCTCTTCCACGCCAGAGTgtgtaaacatgaaaatgtggTGCGGATGTTGCACTGTCAGATCCAGCGTCTGCCCATGTATCTGGTCTTAGACGCCTACAGCCCCGGGAACCTCCTTCGCTTCCTCTGGATGCTCAGAAAT AAGAATTCAAACGCTGCTGATCCATCGGTGAACTTCTCTGAGAGGTCAGTGTTTCTGGTGGCGAAGCAGGTCGCTGCAGGCCTG GATTACCTGATGTCCGAGCACAGGCTGGTGcatggtgatgttgctgctagGAACATCTTAATTGGCCCGGGCCTCTCAGCGCGGGTGTCTGGGCTGGGCATGGCATTTGGAGGACGCAGAATGGATCCACCAATTAggcagagggcagcagaggtGCCTCTCAAATGGCAGGCTCCGGAGAGGATCATGATGCAGCTCAGTATCGACAGGAGCGACGT gTGGTCATTTGGAATCTTATTgtatgaactgattacattag GCTCTCCTCCGTACCCTGAGCTGGAGCCTCTGTCTGTGCTTCCAAAGCTACAGGGCTCATATCGAATGAAGAGACCACAACATTGTGGGGGACCTTT gTATGACCTCATGAAATACTGCTGGATGTGGAGTTTCAAAGACCGCCCTGCTTTCTCGGCCATCATGAAACTGTTGGACGCCTCGCAGCATCTCGCCGTTACTAAAGACATTTGTGTTCCTGAGGTCATAGATGTATCTGAGTATAACAGAAATGCAGGTCTGCTCTCATAG
- the si:ch73-206d17.1 gene encoding tyrosine-protein kinase STYK1 isoform X2 codes for MSDAPRGCSNDTSLPTCYEESAGPLAIIIIPSLLALSTVLGVALIFCSLHKNKQRRQSTSAHLTNGQQSVSPTAASVSAPKVQAALCPWEIPEECALEGLEFWQSGRHGPICKGLLKKRDGATSAVVVKSLRDGSNKPEVKEFVDWVLFHARVCKHENVVRMLHCQIQRLPMYLVLDAYSPGNLLRFLWMLRNNSNAADPSVNFSERSVFLVAKQVAAGLDYLMSEHRLVHGDVAARNILIGPGLSARVSGLGMAFGGRRMDPPIRQRAAEVPLKWQAPERIMMQLSIDRSDVWSFGILLYELITLGSPPYPELEPLSVLPKLQGSYRMKRPQHCGGPLYDLMKYCWMWSFKDRPAFSAIMKLLDASQHLAVTKDICVPEVIDVSEYNRNAGLLS; via the exons ATGTCAGATGCTCCTCGTGGATGTAGCAATGACACCTCGCTCCCCACTTGCT ATGAGGAGTCAGCGGGTCCACTTGCTATTATCATCATCCCGAGTCTGTTGGCTCTGAGCACAGTTTTAGGAGTGGCTCTGATTTTCTGCAGTctccataaaaacaaacaaagacggCAGAGCACCTCAGCTCATTTAACAAATG GCCAGCAGAGTGTATCCCCGACAGCAGCGTCTGTGAGCGCTCCAAAGGTCCAGGCAGCTTTGTGTCCCTGGGAGATCCCTGAAGAGTGCGCTCTGGAGGGACTGGAGTTTTGGCAGTCAGGTCGCCATGGACCAATTTGTAAAGGTCTGCTGAAGAAGAGAGACGGAGCCACCTCTGCTGTGGTGGTTAAGTCCCTCCGAG ATGGTTCCAACAAGCCTGAGGTTAAGGAGTTTGTGGACTGGGTCCTCTTCCACGCCAGAGTgtgtaaacatgaaaatgtggTGCGGATGTTGCACTGTCAGATCCAGCGTCTGCCCATGTATCTGGTCTTAGACGCCTACAGCCCCGGGAACCTCCTTCGCTTCCTCTGGATGCTCAGAAAT AATTCAAACGCTGCTGATCCATCGGTGAACTTCTCTGAGAGGTCAGTGTTTCTGGTGGCGAAGCAGGTCGCTGCAGGCCTG GATTACCTGATGTCCGAGCACAGGCTGGTGcatggtgatgttgctgctagGAACATCTTAATTGGCCCGGGCCTCTCAGCGCGGGTGTCTGGGCTGGGCATGGCATTTGGAGGACGCAGAATGGATCCACCAATTAggcagagggcagcagaggtGCCTCTCAAATGGCAGGCTCCGGAGAGGATCATGATGCAGCTCAGTATCGACAGGAGCGACGT gTGGTCATTTGGAATCTTATTgtatgaactgattacattag GCTCTCCTCCGTACCCTGAGCTGGAGCCTCTGTCTGTGCTTCCAAAGCTACAGGGCTCATATCGAATGAAGAGACCACAACATTGTGGGGGACCTTT gTATGACCTCATGAAATACTGCTGGATGTGGAGTTTCAAAGACCGCCCTGCTTTCTCGGCCATCATGAAACTGTTGGACGCCTCGCAGCATCTCGCCGTTACTAAAGACATTTGTGTTCCTGAGGTCATAGATGTATCTGAGTATAACAGAAATGCAGGTCTGCTCTCATAG
- the tmem269 gene encoding transmembrane protein 269 isoform X2, translated as MVMGMASILSSLNGHHHAACWLVLIGYLLDLADGAVARRLDACSALGAKLDDFADFTTFGIATSLLLRTSDLLDNILCVCYVLSVFVRLCFFSSGIPFMYRGLPCIYSSAILASASLLSGGNLAMLRVIALAMILFMISQNFYPHDRVLESQAWKKAVYAGGVIMVFCSSFPPACVYYLLWSVSYILFPTSLWSSKV; from the exons ATGGTCATGGGCATGGCCTCCATTCTCAGCAGTCTAAATGG GCACCATCATGCTGCGTGTTGGCTGGTCCTGATTGGCTACCTGTTGGATTTGGCAGACGGAGCAGTTGCCAGGCGACTCGATGCCTGTTCTGCACTGG gTGCAAAGCTAGATGATTTTGCTGACTTCACGACCTTTGGGATCGCCACATCGTTGCTCCTAAGGACGTCTGACCTGCTGGACAACATCCTGTGCGTGTGTTACGTCCTGTCCGTGTTTGTCCGCCTCTGTTTCTTTTCAAGCG GGATCCCGTTCATGTACCGTGGCCTGCCCTGCATCTACTCCTCAGCCATCCTGGCCAGCGCCTCTCTACTGTCGGGGGGAAACTTGGCCATGCTGCGAGTTATCGCATTGGCGATGATCCTCTTTATGATCAGCCAGAACTTTTATCCCCATGACAGAGTGCTGGAGTCCCAGGCCTGGAAGAAAGCAGTCTACGCTGGAG GAGTCATCATGGTGTTCTGCTCTTCCTTCCCTCCTGCGTGTGTGTACTACCTGCTGTGGTCAGTCTCCTACATTTTGTTCCCAACATCCCTTTGGAGCAGTAAAGTGTAA
- the tmem269 gene encoding transmembrane protein 269 isoform X1, translating to MCSVPETIMILLTPSSGLFQCTNKLFLSDEATGLQIKEFARKNAANALSVANMVMGMASILSSLNGHHHAACWLVLIGYLLDLADGAVARRLDACSALGAKLDDFADFTTFGIATSLLLRTSDLLDNILCVCYVLSVFVRLCFFSSGIPFMYRGLPCIYSSAILASASLLSGGNLAMLRVIALAMILFMISQNFYPHDRVLESQAWKKAVYAGGVIMVFCSSFPPACVYYLLWSVSYILFPTSLWSSKV from the exons ATGTGCAGTGTGCCAGAGACAATCATGATCCTCCTGACTCCCTCCTCTG GTCTCTTCCAGTGTACCAACAAGCTCTTTCTCAGTGATGAAGCCACAGGACTCCAGATCAAAGAGTTTGCACGTAAAAATGCAGCTAACGCGCTGTCAGTTGCCAACATGGTCATGGGCATGGCCTCCATTCTCAGCAGTCTAAATGG GCACCATCATGCTGCGTGTTGGCTGGTCCTGATTGGCTACCTGTTGGATTTGGCAGACGGAGCAGTTGCCAGGCGACTCGATGCCTGTTCTGCACTGG gTGCAAAGCTAGATGATTTTGCTGACTTCACGACCTTTGGGATCGCCACATCGTTGCTCCTAAGGACGTCTGACCTGCTGGACAACATCCTGTGCGTGTGTTACGTCCTGTCCGTGTTTGTCCGCCTCTGTTTCTTTTCAAGCG GGATCCCGTTCATGTACCGTGGCCTGCCCTGCATCTACTCCTCAGCCATCCTGGCCAGCGCCTCTCTACTGTCGGGGGGAAACTTGGCCATGCTGCGAGTTATCGCATTGGCGATGATCCTCTTTATGATCAGCCAGAACTTTTATCCCCATGACAGAGTGCTGGAGTCCCAGGCCTGGAAGAAAGCAGTCTACGCTGGAG GAGTCATCATGGTGTTCTGCTCTTCCTTCCCTCCTGCGTGTGTGTACTACCTGCTGTGGTCAGTCTCCTACATTTTGTTCCCAACATCCCTTTGGAGCAGTAAAGTGTAA